Genomic window (Haloferax sp. Atlit-12N):
ATCGCCGCCGACGCCGGGATTCCGCCCGAACGAGTCGTCTTTTTCGGGTTCTCGCAGGGGGCGTGTCTCGCCGCCGAGTTCGCGGTTCGGAACCCCCGCCGGTACGGCGGCCTCGTCGCCCTCTCGGGAAGCCTCCTCGGACCCGACCTCGCGAGTCGGACCGGCGGCTACGGCGGCAGCGACAACGATGTCGACCGCGGCGGTCACGCCGTCGATGCCGTCGACGCCGACTTCGACGGCACGCCGGTTTTCTTCGGGAGCGGCCGCGACGACGCCCGCGTCGAGGCCGACCGAGTCGAGGCGTCGGCCCGAGTCTTCTCGGCGCTCGGAGCCGACGCGACGAGCCGACTGTACGAGGGGCTGGGCCACGCTATCAACGACGACGAAATCCGAGTCATCAACTCGTTCATCGAGGAACTCGACTGAGGCGTAGTACGGCGTTTTTACGAGTCTCGGGTCGATAGCCGCGCGACTCCGCTGTGTCGATATCGTAGAAGAAAGAACGAAGGTAGTGAGTCGTAGTCGGAAGATGCGACCGTGGTTGCGCTTAGACCTCGTCGATGAGGGAGCCGTAGACGGACTCGGCGTCGGCGGGCACGTCGAAGTCGTGGTAGTGTTCGCCCTTCTCCTTCGAGAGGATGTTGAGGGCGGCGGCCGCGCCGTCGCCGGCGGAGATGACGGCCTGCCACTCTTCGGCGCGGACCATCGCACCCGTCGCGTAGGCACCCTCGACGCTCGTCTCCATCGTCACGTCCACGTCGACGATTTCGTCGTCGAAGGCGCAGCCGAGCGACTCCGCGAGGTCCCGGTTCGCGCCCGTGGCGAGCACGACGTAGTCGGACTCGTACTCGTCGTCGTCGGTCGTGACGACGAAGCCGTCGTCTCCCTCGCTCACGTCGGTGACTTCCTCGCCTTGGTGGCGCTCCGCGTCGAAGTGGTCGACCTGCGTGCGGAGCGTCTCCATGTAGTCCGTTCCGTCGATGGAGCCGATTCCGGGATAGTTGAACAGATGTGCCTTGTGCATCCACGTCTTGTCCGTGTCGAACACCGTCGTGGAGAGCCCGTTCTTCGCGGCGAAGAGGGCGGTTGTCAGACCAGCGGGACCGCCGCCGATGACGATTACGTCTGCCATGTTCCATGTACTAGCGTACTTGATAAAGAACCCCAGTAAAGCGGTTATTTTGTAGTACTCTCGATTACGTGCTATCGAGGTTCATTGGTCTAACTGCGACTCGGCAAACGAGACGGCGAACTGGTCGCGCATCTCGCGGCGGAGCATCTCGCTCATCACCTCGTAGACGACCGGTTGCGGATACTCCTCCAGCAATGCGGCGAGGTCGACGGCACAGTCGGATTTCAGGGCGGCGAATTCGGCAGTCCACGGCGGGTTGCTCATTACCCGCACATCCCGTTCCGCGTAGTTATGAATTTTGATTGAAACAAAGTACCATAATCGACAGCCTCAGACCCGTCACTCGCCGAAAAATGTGGTTGATGTTCGGTAGAGGGTGCCGGTCTGGCGGGGCGAACTCGCCCCACGGATGCCCTCAATCGAG
Coding sequences:
- a CDS encoding alpha/beta hydrolase, whose protein sequence is MSPRPTAPASATDPHEGQEIATAGAPRQVADAAVVVLHGRGSKARHALTLVDEFLHRGVMYLAPQAAGSSWYPAPAASPIERNEPWLSSALGRVSTALDIAADAGIPPERVVFFGFSQGACLAAEFAVRNPRRYGGLVALSGSLLGPDLASRTGGYGGSDNDVDRGGHAVDAVDADFDGTPVFFGSGRDDARVEADRVEASARVFSALGADATSRLYEGLGHAINDDEIRVINSFIEELD
- a CDS encoding NAD(P)/FAD-dependent oxidoreductase, producing MADVIVIGGGPAGLTTALFAAKNGLSTTVFDTDKTWMHKAHLFNYPGIGSIDGTDYMETLRTQVDHFDAERHQGEEVTDVSEGDDGFVVTTDDDEYESDYVVLATGANRDLAESLGCAFDDEIVDVDVTMETSVEGAYATGAMVRAEEWQAVISAGDGAAAALNILSKEKGEHYHDFDVPADAESVYGSLIDEV